One window from the genome of Rhodopseudomonas sp. P2A-2r encodes:
- a CDS encoding LysR family transcriptional regulator codes for MSKLPDFEGLAIFAKVVELRSFAAAAAELTLSKATVSKAVTRLEERLGARLFNRTSRRLALTDAGRSLADRATQLLADGEAAENEALAQSAAPRGLVRLAVPMTYGTNVVAPLLPEFLAAYPDVAIDLNLSDATIDLIGEGYDAAIRIASLPDSSLIARRLCAMPRYLVASSAYLERWGRPTHPMHLARHRCLAYAYQLTPGLWQFSNAAGEQASVRPAGPLRVNNGEALLPMLLAGLGIADLPDFIVGKALAANQLEAVMTDWWQAPSGVYLVTPPGGPRPARVTALIEFLATKLSKKP; via the coding sequence ATGTCCAAGCTCCCCGATTTCGAAGGATTGGCGATATTCGCCAAGGTGGTGGAGCTGCGCTCGTTCGCGGCTGCGGCCGCCGAACTGACGCTGTCCAAGGCCACCGTTTCCAAGGCCGTGACCCGGCTCGAGGAACGGCTCGGCGCCCGGCTTTTCAACCGCACCTCGCGGCGGCTGGCGCTGACCGACGCCGGTCGGTCATTGGCCGACCGGGCAACGCAGCTGCTGGCGGACGGCGAGGCAGCGGAGAACGAGGCGCTGGCGCAATCGGCGGCGCCGCGCGGGCTGGTACGGCTGGCCGTGCCTATGACCTACGGCACCAATGTGGTGGCGCCGCTGCTGCCGGAGTTTCTCGCGGCCTATCCGGACGTCGCCATCGACCTCAACCTCAGCGACGCCACCATCGACCTGATCGGCGAAGGCTATGACGCCGCAATCCGCATCGCCTCTTTGCCGGACTCCTCGCTGATCGCCCGGCGGCTGTGCGCGATGCCGCGCTACCTCGTGGCGTCCAGCGCCTATCTTGAACGCTGGGGACGCCCGACCCATCCGATGCATCTCGCGCGTCATCGCTGCCTGGCTTACGCCTACCAGTTGACGCCCGGACTCTGGCAGTTCAGCAACGCCGCCGGCGAACAGGCCAGCGTGCGGCCGGCCGGGCCGCTGCGCGTCAACAACGGCGAGGCGCTGCTGCCGATGCTGCTCGCCGGACTGGGCATCGCCGACCTGCCGGACTTCATCGTCGGCAAGGCGCTGGCAGCGAACCAGCTCGAAGCGGTGATGACCGACTGGTGGCAGGCACCGAGCGGCGTCTATCTGGTGACGCCGCCCGGCGGCCCGCGCCCTGCCCGCGTCACCGCGCTGATCGAGTTCCTGGCGACTAAACTGTCGAAAAAGCCGTAG
- the styA gene encoding styrene monooxygenase subunit StyA, whose protein sequence is MRREIGIVGAGVGGLHLALYLQKHGVDATLITDREPQAYRSAQLINTVAHHHVTIDREDYLGIGHWSKPELSYTYHNHDFNFPEPLRFRGDFSKPSRAVDYRIYLPTLMDDFMRRGGKIEYRRIEEDDIGPLVKRFELLVVATGKGAIGQLFSWRPEHTPYSQPQRRLCVGLYKGVRHPSPMNVTLSVSPGHGEMIVIPTVTFDGAATALLMENVPNAGMEELATLSYAQDRRHFLEVLLAKLEQHHPSTYDRIDTGRFDLAQEQDLLQGGVVPTVRNTTVEFPDGKCAIALGDVHSVVDPMMGQGANMASYAAFVLGEEIVRSDALDARFCEKVDLRRQDRVLAASRWTNMMLAPPSPALGLLLRTMAHNKALADEFTENFNYPERQWDRISTPHRIEAWIERMSMPADARTAAA, encoded by the coding sequence ATGAGACGGGAAATTGGCATCGTCGGTGCCGGCGTGGGCGGGCTGCATCTTGCCCTTTATCTGCAGAAGCATGGCGTCGATGCCACCCTTATCACCGACCGCGAGCCGCAGGCCTATCGCAGCGCACAACTCATCAACACCGTCGCGCATCACCACGTCACGATCGACAGGGAGGACTATCTCGGAATCGGCCACTGGTCGAAGCCGGAGCTGTCCTACACGTATCACAACCACGACTTCAATTTTCCTGAGCCACTGCGTTTCCGCGGCGACTTCAGCAAGCCAAGCCGCGCCGTCGACTACCGGATCTATCTGCCGACACTGATGGACGATTTCATGCGGCGCGGCGGCAAGATCGAATACCGCCGCATCGAGGAAGACGATATCGGCCCGCTTGTGAAACGCTTTGAGCTCTTGGTGGTGGCCACGGGCAAGGGGGCCATCGGCCAGTTGTTCTCCTGGCGCCCTGAACATACGCCCTATTCGCAACCGCAGCGCCGCCTCTGTGTCGGCCTGTACAAGGGCGTGCGGCATCCATCGCCGATGAATGTGACGCTGTCGGTGTCGCCGGGCCATGGCGAGATGATCGTCATTCCCACCGTCACCTTCGACGGTGCCGCCACCGCACTGCTGATGGAAAATGTGCCGAACGCCGGCATGGAGGAGTTGGCCACGCTCAGCTACGCGCAGGACCGCAGGCACTTTCTTGAGGTTCTGTTGGCCAAGCTCGAACAGCATCACCCCAGCACCTATGACCGGATCGACACCGGCCGGTTCGATCTGGCGCAGGAGCAGGACCTGCTACAGGGCGGCGTCGTGCCGACCGTGCGCAACACCACGGTCGAGTTTCCCGACGGCAAGTGCGCCATTGCGCTTGGGGATGTGCATTCGGTGGTCGATCCCATGATGGGCCAGGGGGCCAACATGGCGTCCTATGCCGCCTTCGTCCTCGGCGAGGAAATCGTCAGGAGCGATGCACTGGATGCCCGCTTCTGCGAAAAAGTCGACTTGCGCCGTCAGGACAGGGTTCTGGCGGCATCGCGCTGGACCAACATGATGCTGGCGCCGCCGTCGCCCGCGTTGGGGTTGCTCCTCCGCACCATGGCGCACAACAAGGCGCTCGCTGACGAATTCACCGAGAATTTCAATTATCCGGAGCGCCAGTGGGACCGCATCTCGACCCCGCACCGGATCGAGGCATGGATCGAACGCATGTCGATGCCGGCGGACGCCAGAACGGCGGCCGCGTAG
- a CDS encoding pirin family protein, with protein sequence MIELRPFNKLGGADHGWLKAKHHFSFGSHYDPDNMGNGALRVWNDDEIAPNTGFPAHPHANMEIITYVREGAITHQDSLGNKGRTEAGDVQVMSAGTGVRHSEYNLEPGTTRIFQIWIEPTEEGGQPCWGAKPFPKSDRSGSFVTIASGFKDDTDALPIRADARVLATTLKAGESAEYQLGKTRNGYLVPAVGAIEINGLRVNARDGVAIHDEAVVKITALEDSELVMVDAA encoded by the coding sequence ATGATCGAACTTCGACCTTTCAACAAGCTCGGCGGCGCCGACCACGGTTGGCTCAAGGCCAAACACCATTTCTCGTTCGGCAGTCACTACGACCCCGACAATATGGGGAATGGTGCCCTGCGGGTCTGGAATGACGACGAGATCGCGCCGAACACCGGCTTCCCGGCGCATCCGCACGCCAACATGGAAATCATCACTTACGTCCGCGAGGGCGCAATCACCCATCAGGACAGTCTGGGCAACAAGGGCCGCACCGAGGCCGGCGATGTTCAGGTGATGAGTGCCGGCACCGGCGTGCGCCATTCCGAGTACAATCTCGAGCCCGGCACGACGCGGATCTTCCAGATCTGGATCGAGCCCACTGAAGAGGGCGGCCAGCCGTGCTGGGGTGCCAAGCCGTTTCCGAAGTCGGATCGCTCGGGCAGTTTCGTCACCATCGCCAGCGGCTTCAAGGACGATACCGATGCGCTTCCGATCCGCGCCGATGCGCGGGTGCTGGCGACCACGCTGAAGGCCGGCGAGAGCGCCGAGTATCAACTCGGAAAGACCCGCAACGGCTACCTGGTGCCGGCGGTGGGGGCCATCGAGATCAACGGCCTGCGCGTCAATGCCCGCGACGGTGTCGCGATCCACGACGAGGCCGTGGTGAAGATCACCGCGCTCGAAGATTCCGAACTCGTGATGGTCGACGCGGCGTAG
- a CDS encoding tripartite tricarboxylate transporter substrate binding protein, with amino-acid sequence MNRREILQAAVATPLIAAWGEAARAQAAWPSRNITIIVPFPAGGQADLAARPVALALERILGKPVLVDNRAGGGGGSVGNAAAARAEPDGYTLLMTLSSLAVLPEADRLFDRPVSYEVSQFAPVARVLADPTLLAVPASAPWKTLQDLVDDAKRRPGEIPYGSSGPYGTLHVAMEMFASSAGIKLLHVPFRGAGPALTALLSGTVQAVASAPGTLKQQVDDGKMRVLANWGAERVASFPDLPTFRELGYKDVEFYIWAGLFAQTALPAPIMTRLRQAMAQAVKSPEVTKTFEAAGSPVAYLDAPEFTKFVAADSARLIAAVKKIGKVE; translated from the coding sequence ATGAATCGTCGCGAGATCCTGCAAGCCGCTGTCGCCACGCCGCTGATTGCCGCATGGGGCGAGGCAGCCCGCGCCCAGGCGGCTTGGCCATCCAGAAACATCACCATCATCGTGCCGTTTCCCGCCGGCGGACAGGCGGACCTCGCCGCACGCCCGGTGGCGCTGGCTCTGGAACGCATCCTCGGCAAGCCGGTGCTGGTGGACAACCGTGCCGGCGGCGGCGGCGGTTCGGTCGGCAACGCCGCGGCCGCGCGCGCCGAGCCGGACGGCTACACGCTGCTGATGACGCTGTCCTCGCTGGCGGTGCTGCCGGAGGCCGACCGGCTGTTCGATCGCCCGGTGTCGTATGAAGTTTCGCAATTCGCACCGGTGGCCCGCGTACTCGCCGATCCCACCCTGCTCGCGGTGCCGGCCTCGGCTCCGTGGAAGACGCTGCAGGATCTCGTCGACGATGCGAAGCGGCGGCCGGGTGAAATTCCCTACGGCTCCTCCGGCCCCTACGGCACGCTGCATGTGGCGATGGAAATGTTCGCCTCCAGCGCCGGCATCAAGCTGCTGCACGTGCCGTTCCGCGGCGCAGGCCCTGCCCTGACGGCGCTGCTGAGCGGCACCGTGCAGGCGGTCGCCTCCGCGCCCGGCACGCTGAAGCAGCAGGTCGATGACGGCAAGATGCGCGTGCTGGCCAACTGGGGCGCCGAGCGCGTCGCCAGTTTTCCCGACCTGCCGACGTTCCGGGAGCTCGGCTACAAGGATGTCGAATTCTACATCTGGGCCGGCCTGTTCGCACAGACGGCGTTGCCGGCGCCGATCATGACGCGGCTGCGCCAGGCGATGGCGCAGGCTGTCAAGTCGCCCGAAGTAACGAAGACCTTCGAGGCCGCCGGCAGTCCTGTTGCCTATCTCGACGCACCGGAGTTCACAAAATTCGTCGCGGCCGACAGCGCGCGCCTGATCGCGGCGGTGAAGAAGATCGGCAAGGTGGAGTAG
- a CDS encoding TRAP transporter substrate-binding protein, translated as MKRRDVVKAGLATLAVGATAGLGRFTPALAQTKMVIKAADVHPLGYPTVESVVRMGKKLEAATSGRLSVQMFPSMQLGGEKEMIEQAQVGALQIARISVGAVGPVVDDVNVFNMPFVFRDAKHMEAVLDGDIGNELLNKITANEKTGLVALAWMNAGSRNIYNSKRPINGIADLKGLKIRMIGNPLFIDTMNALGGNGIAMGFDQVYSAMQTGVVDGAENNLPSFVAQNHYQVAKYFSMTEHLIIPELLVFSKASWDKLSKDDQALVKKAGREAQAEQRVLWYEAEKTALDKMKEVGTQIVMQIDKKPFQEAVKPVWDKYGAKYAEMTKRIAAVG; from the coding sequence ATGAAACGCAGAGATGTCGTCAAGGCCGGCCTGGCCACGCTCGCCGTCGGAGCCACCGCCGGCCTCGGTCGCTTTACGCCCGCACTCGCCCAGACCAAGATGGTCATCAAGGCCGCCGACGTTCATCCGCTCGGCTATCCCACGGTGGAATCCGTGGTCCGCATGGGCAAGAAGCTGGAGGCGGCGACCTCTGGCCGGCTCTCGGTGCAGATGTTTCCTTCCATGCAACTCGGCGGCGAGAAGGAAATGATCGAGCAGGCCCAGGTCGGCGCGCTGCAGATCGCCCGCATCTCGGTCGGCGCGGTGGGTCCGGTCGTCGATGACGTCAACGTCTTCAACATGCCGTTCGTATTCCGCGACGCCAAGCATATGGAAGCGGTGCTCGACGGCGATATCGGCAACGAGCTGCTCAACAAGATCACCGCCAACGAGAAGACCGGTCTGGTCGCGCTGGCCTGGATGAATGCCGGCTCCCGCAACATCTACAACAGCAAGCGGCCGATCAACGGCATTGCCGACCTCAAGGGTCTCAAGATCCGGATGATCGGCAACCCGCTGTTCATCGACACCATGAACGCGCTGGGCGGCAACGGCATCGCGATGGGCTTCGATCAGGTCTATAGCGCGATGCAGACCGGCGTGGTCGATGGCGCCGAGAACAACCTTCCGTCCTTCGTGGCGCAAAACCATTACCAGGTCGCGAAATACTTCTCGATGACCGAGCATCTGATCATTCCGGAGCTGCTGGTGTTCTCGAAAGCGTCCTGGGACAAGCTGTCCAAGGATGACCAGGCACTGGTCAAGAAGGCGGGGCGCGAGGCGCAGGCCGAACAGCGCGTGCTGTGGTACGAGGCCGAGAAGACCGCGCTCGACAAGATGAAGGAAGTCGGCACCCAGATCGTCATGCAGATCGACAAGAAACCGTTCCAGGAAGCGGTCAAGCCGGTCTGGGACAAGTACGGCGCCAAGTATGCCGAGATGACCAAGCGCATCGCCGCGGTGGGATAA
- a CDS encoding ABC transporter substrate-binding protein has protein sequence MKSFNSSALLAATISIAMATSALAADPVTLRVGDQKGGNRSLLEVSGLAKDIPYKIQWSEFPAAAPILEALNAGVLDVGYTGDLSFLTVYAAGAPIKVIGGTRANADTQAILVRNDSSIRTAADLKGKRLAGTRGGWGQFLIDATLEKAGYKTSDATFAPLGPVDAKIALVAGSIDGWAVWEPYVSYAVLKDNARVVADGTGLTPTLTFVVASDQAIATKREAVADLLQRLDKARLWSRSHLDEYAKSTAELTKLPEDVLARAYKAQDTRPIAIDDAVVKEFQEAADRATRYGILAKQVDVSKSVDRSFTQAAPASN, from the coding sequence ATGAAGAGCTTCAATTCGTCCGCGCTGCTGGCCGCCACGATCAGCATCGCGATGGCAACCTCCGCGCTGGCCGCCGATCCCGTCACCCTGCGCGTCGGCGACCAGAAGGGCGGCAATCGATCGCTGCTGGAAGTTTCCGGTCTAGCAAAGGACATCCCCTATAAGATCCAGTGGTCGGAGTTTCCCGCTGCGGCGCCGATCCTCGAAGCGCTCAATGCCGGCGTGCTCGATGTCGGCTATACCGGCGATCTCTCCTTCCTCACGGTGTACGCCGCGGGTGCGCCGATCAAGGTCATCGGCGGCACTCGCGCCAATGCCGATACGCAAGCCATTCTGGTGCGCAACGATTCCTCTATCCGGACCGCCGCAGACCTCAAGGGCAAGCGCCTCGCCGGCACGCGTGGGGGCTGGGGCCAGTTCCTGATCGATGCGACGCTGGAGAAGGCTGGCTACAAGACATCGGACGCGACCTTCGCGCCACTCGGTCCGGTCGATGCGAAGATAGCGCTGGTGGCCGGCTCGATCGACGGCTGGGCCGTGTGGGAGCCCTACGTGTCCTATGCGGTGCTCAAGGACAATGCGCGGGTGGTCGCCGACGGCACCGGCCTCACTCCGACGCTCACCTTCGTCGTCGCCTCGGACCAGGCCATTGCCACCAAACGCGAAGCGGTCGCTGACCTGTTGCAACGGCTCGACAAGGCGCGCTTGTGGTCGCGCAGCCATCTGGATGAATATGCGAAAAGCACGGCCGAACTGACCAAGCTGCCGGAAGACGTGCTGGCGCGAGCCTACAAGGCGCAGGACACACGGCCGATCGCCATCGATGACGCGGTCGTCAAGGAATTCCAGGAAGCGGCGGATCGCGCGACTCGCTACGGAATTCTCGCGAAGCAGGTCGACGTCAGCAAGTCCGTA
- a CDS encoding DUF2478 domain-containing protein, with amino-acid sequence MREPPAKLAALVYERDQNPDALLRDFAADLGRRGFRAVGLVQTGDQSGAAPQLSATLVHSGQQVRLFQDLGPAASGCMLDVGQLLDAGVQVADAMDAGADLVIINRFGRQEREGKGLSYLIERALSADVPVVIAVASNRTSAWDEFAGTLSVVVPCERAALEQWWDAVSTPAAAAPAESSRGLAEALK; translated from the coding sequence ATGCGTGAACCGCCTGCCAAACTCGCCGCCCTGGTCTACGAGCGGGACCAAAATCCCGACGCGTTACTGCGCGATTTCGCCGCCGACCTCGGCCGGCGCGGCTTTCGCGCCGTCGGGCTGGTGCAGACCGGCGATCAGTCCGGCGCTGCGCCGCAACTCTCGGCCACGCTGGTGCACAGCGGCCAGCAGGTGCGCCTGTTCCAGGATCTCGGCCCCGCCGCTAGCGGCTGCATGCTCGACGTAGGCCAGCTGCTCGACGCCGGGGTTCAGGTGGCCGATGCCATGGATGCCGGCGCCGATCTCGTGATCATCAACCGGTTCGGCCGGCAGGAGCGCGAAGGCAAGGGTCTGTCCTACCTGATCGAACGCGCCCTGAGCGCCGATGTCCCGGTTGTCATCGCCGTCGCCAGCAACAGGACGTCCGCCTGGGACGAGTTCGCCGGCACCCTCAGCGTGGTGGTTCCTTGCGAGCGCGCTGCGCTGGAGCAATGGTGGGACGCGGTGTCGACCCCGGCTGCCGCCGCGCCGGCGGAGAGCAGCCGCGGCCTCGCGGAAGCCCTGAAGTAA
- a CDS encoding FadR/GntR family transcriptional regulator has product MTVQDRPSPARRRDRKPARPDLLRPLTPVRRRTEEVVERIAAQIAEGQLPAGARLPTEQAMMAAMGVSRTVVREAISALRARGLVMTRQGAGAFVGADPTQQPYAIDPDGLGSLNSVIEILELRTAIEMEAAAIASERATAPQLKAIAKASATFTRAIENGDRAVKEDFDFHFAIAIATQNSRFVGFLEFLGGLIIPRQSIRTFDGKAELQKRYLESVQKEHQAIFDAISAHSPRKARDAMRRHLVNGKERYRQLAVEV; this is encoded by the coding sequence ATGACAGTACAAGACCGACCCAGCCCGGCGCGCCGCCGCGACCGCAAGCCGGCCCGCCCCGATCTGCTGCGTCCCTTGACCCCGGTGCGGCGCCGCACTGAGGAAGTGGTCGAGCGCATCGCGGCCCAAATCGCCGAAGGCCAGCTTCCAGCCGGCGCGCGGCTGCCGACCGAACAGGCGATGATGGCGGCCATGGGCGTCAGCCGCACTGTGGTGCGCGAGGCGATTTCGGCGCTGCGCGCCCGCGGCCTGGTGATGACACGGCAGGGTGCAGGCGCCTTCGTCGGCGCCGACCCGACGCAGCAGCCTTATGCGATCGACCCCGACGGCTTGGGCTCGCTGAACAGCGTCATCGAAATTCTAGAACTGCGCACCGCTATCGAGATGGAGGCCGCGGCCATCGCCAGCGAGCGCGCCACCGCTCCACAGCTCAAGGCCATCGCCAAAGCCTCCGCCACCTTCACCCGCGCCATCGAGAATGGCGATCGCGCGGTGAAGGAGGACTTCGACTTCCATTTCGCCATCGCCATCGCCACGCAGAATTCGCGCTTCGTCGGCTTTCTGGAATTTCTCGGCGGCCTGATTATCCCGCGCCAGAGCATCCGCACCTTCGACGGCAAGGCGGAATTGCAAAAGCGCTACCTGGAAAGCGTCCAGAAGGAACACCAGGCGATCTTCGACGCGATCAGCGCCCATTCCCCGCGCAAGGCCCGCGATGCCATGCGACGTCATCTGGTGAACGGCAAGGAACGTTACCGGCAACTGGCGGTCGAAGTTTAG
- a CDS encoding YbaK/EbsC family protein — protein MSLESVRAFFASHAPDIAVLVSERSSATVALAAEAFGVEPARIAKTLSLRVGDRVVLVVTKGTARLDNKKARAALGAKPRMLEADEVVALTGHPVGGVCPFGLATPLPVYCDVSLKAFDEVLPAAGSANSAVRIPPLRMAELVGAAWVDVCQDPVTRNDDLPAAP, from the coding sequence ATGAGCCTTGAGTCCGTCCGCGCATTTTTCGCGAGCCACGCTCCTGACATCGCCGTCCTCGTCTCCGAGCGGAGTTCGGCCACCGTGGCGCTGGCCGCCGAGGCGTTCGGCGTCGAGCCGGCGCGGATCGCCAAGACATTGTCGCTGCGGGTCGGCGACCGCGTGGTGCTGGTGGTCACCAAGGGCACGGCGCGCCTCGACAACAAAAAGGCCAGGGCCGCGCTCGGCGCCAAGCCGCGCATGCTCGAGGCCGACGAGGTGGTGGCCCTGACCGGGCATCCGGTGGGTGGCGTCTGCCCGTTCGGGCTGGCGACGCCGTTGCCGGTCTATTGCGACGTCTCGCTGAAGGCCTTCGACGAGGTGCTGCCGGCGGCGGGCTCGGCCAACAGCGCGGTACGGATCCCGCCGTTGCGGATGGCCGAACTGGTCGGCGCCGCGTGGGTCGACGTCTGCCAGGACCCCGTCACGCGGAATGACGACCTACCGGCGGCGCCGTAG
- a CDS encoding TRAP transporter small permease, with protein sequence MSDVLSKSPVISHLHDESASHGAARAFRRAMNAVYWTGAVFSCVALVAISAIIPWAVYTRYILNSAASWPEPLAVLLTIAVTFIGAANCYRQRIHMNMTVGTNLLSPRFRVHAAFISELLMGVIALFMVIWGMKLVNATWGNSVDEFPFLSVGITYLPIPLSGAMMFLFVLERLIIGPPPQDGSDAHIALD encoded by the coding sequence ATGTCCGACGTTCTGTCAAAATCCCCGGTCATCTCGCACCTGCATGATGAATCGGCAAGCCACGGCGCGGCTCGCGCCTTCCGGCGTGCGATGAATGCGGTGTACTGGACCGGGGCGGTGTTTTCCTGCGTGGCGCTGGTGGCGATTTCGGCCATCATCCCGTGGGCGGTCTACACCCGCTACATCCTCAACAGCGCGGCCTCCTGGCCCGAGCCGCTGGCCGTGCTGCTGACCATCGCCGTCACCTTCATCGGTGCCGCGAATTGCTACCGGCAGCGCATTCATATGAACATGACGGTCGGCACCAACCTGCTGTCGCCGCGCTTTCGCGTTCACGCGGCCTTCATCAGCGAATTGCTGATGGGCGTCATTGCGCTGTTCATGGTGATTTGGGGCATGAAGCTGGTCAACGCGACGTGGGGCAATTCGGTCGACGAGTTTCCCTTCCTGTCGGTCGGCATCACCTATCTGCCGATCCCGCTCAGCGGCGCCATGATGTTCCTGTTCGTGCTCGAGCGACTGATCATCGGGCCGCCGCCGCAGGACGGCAGTGACGCCCATATCGCGCTCGATTGA
- a CDS encoding LysR family transcriptional regulator, which produces MDRLDCLRVFVQTMEAGSFSGAARELGLGQPAVSKRILLLEKEFGSQLFLRNTRKLTPTSEAHRIYDLARQVLASFELARASIKEAPARPSGTLRLGVPSSFGRHFIMPIVDKFLRTHPDVRVDIRFSEHPLDLIEEGLELALRIGPLESSSLMARRVGTVQHFLVATPTYLGRRPRPVVPDDLKAMDCIASSRLWPFSRWSFESELGRHVVDVSGAIVVDDVDAMKQAVLRHLGVAVLPAWSATGAIRRGDMALLLPDYTLPTMPLHAVYPQTKWMSLRARSFLDLLAARSLRFGVDGDGVSAEAALS; this is translated from the coding sequence ATGGATCGCCTCGATTGCCTCAGGGTGTTCGTGCAGACCATGGAAGCCGGTAGCTTCTCCGGCGCGGCCAGGGAATTGGGCCTGGGACAGCCTGCGGTGAGCAAACGGATCTTGCTGCTTGAGAAAGAATTCGGCTCCCAGCTTTTCCTGCGCAACACCCGAAAGCTCACGCCGACCAGCGAGGCGCATCGGATCTACGACCTGGCCCGGCAGGTTCTGGCGTCCTTCGAACTGGCGCGTGCGAGTATCAAGGAAGCCCCTGCAAGGCCGTCCGGCACGCTTCGGCTTGGCGTCCCGTCTTCGTTCGGCCGGCATTTCATCATGCCGATTGTCGACAAATTTCTGCGCACCCATCCGGACGTCCGCGTCGATATCCGCTTCAGCGAGCATCCCCTCGACCTCATCGAGGAAGGCCTTGAACTGGCCCTGCGGATCGGCCCGCTCGAATCGAGTTCGCTGATGGCGCGCCGGGTCGGGACAGTGCAGCACTTCCTGGTGGCGACACCGACCTATCTTGGACGGCGACCGCGCCCCGTCGTTCCCGATGACCTGAAAGCGATGGATTGCATCGCCTCGTCGCGGCTCTGGCCATTCTCCCGGTGGAGCTTCGAATCCGAACTCGGACGTCATGTCGTTGATGTGTCCGGTGCGATCGTCGTGGACGATGTCGACGCCATGAAGCAGGCAGTTCTGCGGCATCTCGGCGTCGCCGTGCTCCCCGCCTGGAGCGCAACGGGGGCGATCCGGCGCGGCGACATGGCGCTGCTGTTGCCGGACTATACCTTGCCGACCATGCCCCTGCACGCCGTCTATCCGCAAACCAAGTGGATGTCCCTGCGGGCCCGTAGTTTCCTGGATCTGCTGGCGGCACGATCATTACGCTTCGGCGTGGACGGCGACGGCGTGTCGGCCGAAGCGGCGTTGTCGTGA
- the wrbA gene encoding NAD(P)H:quinone oxidoreductase, giving the protein MAKVLVLYYSAYGHIETMANAVAEGAREAGATVDIKRVPELVPADVAKASYYKVDQAAPIATIDDLISYDAIIVGTGTRFGRMASQMSNFLDQAGGLWAKGALHGKVGGAFTSTATQHGGQETTLFSIITNLLHFGMTVVGLNYGFQGQMKLDEVTGGSPYGATTIAGGDGSRQPSENELAGARYQGKVIAETAKKLHG; this is encoded by the coding sequence ATGGCAAAAGTACTCGTTCTCTATTACTCCGCTTACGGCCACATCGAGACCATGGCGAACGCCGTCGCCGAGGGCGCGCGCGAGGCCGGCGCCACCGTTGACATCAAGCGCGTGCCCGAGCTGGTGCCGGCCGATGTCGCAAAGGCGTCCTATTACAAGGTCGACCAGGCGGCGCCGATCGCCACCATCGACGACCTCATAAGTTACGACGCCATCATCGTCGGCACCGGGACCCGCTTCGGCCGCATGGCTTCGCAGATGTCCAACTTCCTCGATCAGGCCGGCGGGCTGTGGGCTAAGGGCGCGCTGCACGGCAAGGTCGGCGGCGCGTTCACCTCTACCGCGACGCAGCACGGCGGCCAGGAAACCACCTTGTTCTCCATCATCACCAACCTGCTGCATTTCGGCATGACGGTGGTCGGCCTGAACTACGGTTTCCAGGGCCAGATGAAGCTCGACGAAGTCACCGGCGGCTCGCCCTATGGCGCCACCACCATTGCTGGCGGCGATGGCAGCCGGCAGCCCAGCGAAAACGAGCTGGCCGGCGCCCGCTACCAGGGCAAGGTGATCGCCGAGACCGCCAAGAAACTGCATGGCTGA